A region from the Lolium perenne isolate Kyuss_39 chromosome 4, Kyuss_2.0, whole genome shotgun sequence genome encodes:
- the LOC127347613 gene encoding protein FAR1-RELATED SEQUENCE 5-like, with product MEGMEDNEEHDMVVNETFSSEEEGYKYYNAYAKSKGLGVRKEELTKKPGTNIAFRRLYVCSKEGYRARKHFEKTKRKRTPRPLSRCGCGARMEIEMSMESGEWFVKDFVVEHNHPLAIGDQTTFIRSHHGLNDAQKADAIEYGIGGVRTHEIMEVMEKQHGGPEKVGFVPRDLYNFFAKYRKERIEGRDAEFMLNYMAARQEKDPEFFYKHNTDSEGHLENIFWADAQCQMDYDAFGGVVVFDSTYRVKKYNLPFVPFIGVNHHRSTTVFGFGIVSDEKTKSYVWLLEAFLESAQQNHPRSVITDGDHAMARAISKVFPNADHRLCSWHIEQNMIRHLRKTKLSDFRKFVYYYRNVDEFESRWADFLEEYEISEKDAWINRMYELRKKWSRAYTKDIYFLRDAE from the coding sequence ATGGAGGGCATGGAGGACAATGAAGAGCACGATATGGTGGTTAATGAAACTTTTAGTAGCGAGGAAGAAGGTTACAAGTACTACAATGCATATGCTAAGTCCAAGGGGTTGGGTGTTAGAAAAGAAGAGCTGACTAAGAAGCCAGGCACGAACATAGCTTTCCGGCGTCTTTATGTGTGCTCCAAAGAAGGATATCGGGCAAGGAAGCACTTTGAAAAAACTAAACGAAAACGAACACCTCGGCCACTTTCGCGTTGTGGATGCGGTGCTCGGATGGAGATCGAGATGTCTATGGAAAGTGGAGAATGGTTTGTAAAAGATTTCGTGGTTGAACATAACCATCCACTCGCCATTGGTGATCAGACAACTTTCATAAGGTCTCATCATGGGTTGAATGACGCTCAAAAGGCTGATGCCATTGAGTATGGGATTGGTGGCGTTCGAACACACGAGATTATGGAAGTAATGGAGAAGCAGCATGGTGGCCCCGAGAAGGTAGGTTTTGTACCTCGGGATCTCTATAATTTTTTTGCCAAGTACAGGAAGGAAAGGATTGAAGGTCGTGATGCTGAATTTATGCTCAATTATATGGCTGCAAgacaagagaaagatccagaattCTTTTACAAGCACAACACTGATAGTGAAGGGCACCTGGAAAACATATTTTGGGCAGACGCACAGTGTCAGATGGATTACGATGCCTTTGGTGGTGTCGTGGTCTTTGATAGCACATACCGTGTGAAGAAATACAATCTTCCGTTTGTCCCCTTCATTGGTGTGAACCACCATCGTAGCACGACTGTGTTTGGATTTGGTATTGTGTCAGATGAGAAAACGAAATCTTATGTGTGGTTGCTTGAAGCATTTTTGGAGTCGGCGCAGCAGAACCATCCTAGGTCAGTAATCACCGATGGTGACCATGCTATGGCAAGGGCAATCTCGAAAGTATTTCCTAATGCAGATCACAGGTTGTGTAGCTGGCACATCGAGCAAAACATGATACGCCATCTCCGCAAAACAAAGCTCAGCGATTTTAGAAAATTTGTTTATTACTACAGGAATGTCGACGAGTTCGAGAGTCGTTGGGCAGATTTTTTGGAGGAGTATGAAATCTCAGAAAAAGATGCATGGATTAATAGGATGTACGAGCTACGGAAGAAGTGGTCTAGAGCCTATACCAAAGATATATATTTTCTTAGGGATGCAGAGTAA